CCTTCCCGCTCTCCGGAACGTGGGCGAAGTTGCGAGTCCCGTCGCAGCACCACCGCGCCCTCGTCCGGATCGTCCCGCCCCCACCCGGGCGCTTCGCGAGGCCCTGCGCAGCACCACCGCGCCTTCGTCCGGATCGTCCCGCCATGCCCCCAATCCACCGCGCTTCCGCGTGGCCTCGCGCGCACTCCAGACACGCGCGCTGCCGGCACGCGCGCCCCTGGCACGCGCGTCACGCAAGCGCGCGCTCATGGCGAGCGCGCTGCTCTCCATCTCGGCGTGTGGCGGAACCTCCGGCGGCGGCTCCGCCCCCCCGCCGGCCCCGCTCCTCCCGTTGCAGCTGCTGCTGGCACCGGCCACCAACGTCGCCCCGCAGGTCAGCCCCGACGGGCGGTGGATCTCGTTCCTCCGCCCCGTGAATGGCGCGATGAACCTCTTCGTGGCCCCGGCCGATTCCATCGGGGCGGCACGGGCAGTCACCACGCGGACGGGGCGCGGGCTGCAACCCTTCGACGTCAGCGGCAACGTTCTCTATCGGTGGACCCCCGACTCGCGCCGCCTGCTCTTTCCGCAGGACGCCAACGGCGATGAGAAGTGGAACCTCCACGTGGTGGACATCGCGTCGCGGGAAGAGCGGAACCTCACGCCGATCGCCGGAAAGGAAGTGTCCTTCCTGGCTTTCGACGCGAGCGATCCCAACGTGGCCGCGATCGCCGTGAAGGATCGCAGCCCGTACTTCCCCGACCTGTATCGGCTCGACCTCGCCACCGGCGAGCGCACGCTGCTGCTGCGGAACGACCGGATGCTCGCGATCATCCCGGACCACACGCTGCGCCCCCGCGTGGGACTGACGATTGCCCCTGACGGCACGCTCGACCTGTACCGCCTGACGAGCGACGGCGAGTGGACGCTGCTCTGGGACATCGGCCCCGATGATGCCCCAGCGATCAACGCCACCGCCTACCTGCAGGCCTGGGGGGTCGACCGGGAGAACCGGCGCCTCTTCCTCTTCGACACGGAGGGGCGGGACCTCACCGCGCTGGTGGCCCTCGACATGGAGACGGGCAAGCGCCGCGTCCTGGCCGAGAGCGCCGAAAGCGATATTGCCGGTGTCCTGTACCACCCGTCGACGCACGCGCTGCAGGCCTTCGCCACCATGTGGACGCGCACGGCCTGGCACGCCGTCGACGCGAGCATCGCCCCCGACCTGGCGCGCCTGGCGGCGGTCGACCGCGGCGACCTCAAGGTCCTCTCGCGCTCGGCCGACCTGTCGCGTTGGGTGGTGCAGTACATGCGCTCGGATGCCCCGATCGCGTACTACCTGTACGACCGTCCCTCGGGCCGCGCCACGCCGCTCTTCGTGGGGACGCCCGCCCTCGCCGATCTCGCCCTGTCGCCCCTGCACCCGTACGAGGTCACCACCCCCGACGGGCTGCGCTTCGTCTCGTACTACCTGCTCCCACCATCGAGCGACCGCGACGGCGACGGGATCCCTAACACGCCACAGCCGACGGTGGTCCTCGTACACGGCGGGCCGAGCGACGAACGCGCGCAATGGGCCTACGGGCCGTTCGTGCACTGGCTCGCCAACCGTGGCTACGCGGTGCTGTACGTGAACTACCGAGGCTCGGCCGGCTTCGGAAAGACGTTCATGAACGCCCAGAACATGGAATGGGGCGGCAAGATGCACGACGACGTCGTGCAGCAGGTGGAGTGGGCGATCGCGCGGCGCATCGCAGCCCCCGGACGCGTGGCCATCATGGGTGGCTCCTACGGCGGCTACGAAGTGCTCGTGGCGATGACCATGACCCCAGACCGCTTCGCCTGCGGCATCGACCTCGTAGGGCCCTCCAACCTCGAGCGCTTCATGCCGCACTGGAACGTCGATCGCATGGCGGCGGTGGTGGGCGATCCGCGCACGCCCGAGGGGCGCGCCTTTCTCCGCTCGCGCTCCCCCATCAACTTCGCCGCCAACACCAGTCACCCGGTGCTCATCGGCCAGGGGAGCAACGACTCGCGCGTCCCCAAGTACCAGTCGGACACCGTGGTCACCGCCATGCAGCGCGCCGGGGTGCCGGTGGTGTACGCCGTCTACGGCGACGAGGGACACGGCCTCCTGCGCCCTGCCAACACCTTCTCCTTCTGGGCCATCGGCGAGCAGTTCCTGGCCCGCTGCCTCGGCGGGCGCGCCGCTGCCATGGGGAACGCCTTCGACGGATCGAGCGTCGCCATCGAGGCCGGGATCGACTACATCCCCGGGCTGGCCGCCGCACTCAAGGAGCGCAAGTGAGCCGCCACGTCACCGTGTTCTCGACTCGTCAGGCACCGTCGTGATCGAACGCCGCGCGTACCGCCGCGTCACCTGGCGGTTGATCCCCTTCCTCTTCGCCTGCTACGTCGCCGCGTACCTCGACCGCGTCAACGTGGGCTTCGCCAAGCTGCAGATGCTCGCCGACCTGCAGATGAGCGAGACCGCGTACGGCATCGGCGCGGGGATCTTCTTCATCGGCTACTTCCTCTTCGAGGTGCCGAGCAACCTGATCCTGCATCGCACCGGGGCGCGCGCCTGGATCGCCCGCATCATGATCACGTGGGGGCTCCTGTCGGCGGCGACGATGTGGGTCACGAGCGCGACGGCGTTCTACGCCTTGCGCTTCCTATTGGGGATTGCCGAGGCAGGGTTCTTCCCCGGGATCGTCCTGTACCTGACGCAGTGGTATCCAGCGCCGCGTCGCGCGCGCATCATGGCGCTCTTCATGACGGCGATTGCCATCGCCGGCGTGATCGGCGGCCCCGTGTCCGGCTGGATCTTGAGCGAGATGGCGGGAAAGAACGGCTGGGCGGGATGGCAGTGGCTCTACCTGCTCGAGGGGATCCCCGCCGTGCTGCTGGGAGTGGCGACGTACTTCTACCTGGACGACTCCATCGAGGGAGCCCGATGGCTCCCTGATGACGAGAAGGCGGTGCTGCGTGCGCAGCTGCGTGCAGACCCCGCGGGCGAGGAGCACGTGAGCGTGATGGCCGCGCTGCGCGACTCGCGCGTCGTGCTGCTGGCCGCGCTGTACTTCTGCTCCATCCTCGGGCTCTACGGCCTCGCGTTCTGGATGCCGCAGCTCATTCGCACGTTAGGCGTGGCCGAGCCGTGGCGGGTCGGGATGCTCAGCGCCATTCCGTACGGCGTGGCGACGGTGGCGATGGTGCTGGCGGGGCAGAGTTCCGACCGACGCGGCGAGCGGCGCTGGCACTTGGTTGGGAGCGCACTGATTGGGGCCGTGGGACTCGTGGGCGCCGCCTGGTTCCGCACCGAGCCGGTGGCCGGGATGATCGCCTTCAGCGTCGCCGCGGCGGGGATCCTCTCGCTCCCGCCGCTCTTCTGGACGATTCCGACGACGCTGCTGCGCGGCGTCTCGGCCGCAGCGGGGATCGCGGCGATCAATTCGGTGGGGAACCTGTCGGGCTTCGTGAGCCCGTACATGATCGGCGCCATCACCGATGCGACGGGCGAGGCGACGATCGGGCTCTACGTGCTCGCCGCGAGCCTCGTGGCCTCGGCAGGGTTGTCGATTGCGGCGACCGCCCCACCGACGCGGCGTTAGGTCGATCGCTCCGGCACCCCCGTCGAACCGTCCGCTCTCAGTAGCGCCATTGGCGCCGGAGTTCCGTGCATGTCGCTGTTCGACCGGCTCCGCAAGTACAACCCAACGCTCGGACAGGCGGTCGAAGGCTAGATCGACACCTGCAACGCGGCGGTGTAGCCGCTCACCACGTTCCCGCCCATGGTCGCCAGTTGCAACGAGGCGCCGTCGGCGAAGACATTGTCGGAGGCCAGCGACACCTGCGACAGGTTGGTGAGGCTGCTGGCGTAGCCGGTGGTGGCGTACACCGCGTCGCACGCCGCCTTGGGAATCGCCAACTGCGAGGTCGCGATCTTGTTCCCGGCGCTGGTGGCGGTCGCCAGGCTCTGATAGACCTCGAAGTGCATGTGGGGCCATCGCCCCGCATAGCATCCCGGGAAGATCGTGGTGAAGGTGACCTCCCCCTGCGCGTTGGTCTGCTGCACACCGCGCAGGTAGTTCTGGCTCGTGGCCCCGGCCGAGTAGAGCGAGTAGAGCCCGGCGCGGTCGCAATGCCACAGGTAGATCGCGCGTCCGGGCAGCGGGGCGCAGCCGTTGGACTGCGACACGAGCGTGAGGGTGACTACCAGCGGAATGCCGACCGCGGTCCCGCTCAGGCCTGCGAAGCTGGAGCGGATGTCGCTTCGCACTACCCCGGACTGCCCGAGCACGTTGGGACCATTGGATCCGTCACCGGGATACGGCCCGGCCGTCTCGGAGGGGATCGTGCTGCACGAGCCGTTGCCCGGGGTCCCCTCGTCGTCGAGTCCGGCGGGATCCTTGCTGCACCCCAGCAGGTGCATGGCGCCGGCGCCGAGTGCCAGGCGAAGGAGGGCGCGACGGCGCAACGAGGCGTCCGTCAGCCGCAAGTCGTCGTGCAATCCGCCAAAGTCGTTGTGCGCCATCGAGTCGGACCCTCTCCCTCCTGCCGGGCGACGGTCACCGGCGCGAGAGGGGTCGCATCGGGTCACGGTCGCGGTACACAGCGTCGACACCTGCGAGGCGCACGCCCCCTACGCTCGGGCAACGACCGCGCGCGGCGCAGGACGTACCGCCCGCGTCAGCGGCCAGCGCCGCCGGCTGGCGGATCGGCTGCAAGTTCGCCGGTCCCCAGCACCAGGGTGTGGCGCGCCCCCGACCGCTCGTCGATCCAGACGACCTGCTCGCGCCGGTCGCCCGGCGAACGCTCCGGGATGGGACCGTAGAAGGCGAGCTGCGACGCGAGGTCGAGGAACGCCCAGGTCGTCGACATCCCGATCGACGTACGCCAGAGGACACGCCCATCCCTCGTGAGTCGCAGCAGCTCCCACGGCTCCGCCTCCCCGAGGCGCGACTTGGCCAGCACCAGCGACGAGCTGGGATCGGCCACGTCCCACACGGCTCCCGCATAACGAATCACGAAGCCCGCCTGGATCAGCCGCTCGACGCCAACCGGCTGCACAGCGTCGACGCGAATCTCGGGTTGCCCACGACCATCGAGCGTGTACGGCGCGCGATGCAGCATGCGCGCGACTTGGCCGAAGGGGCGATCCTCCCCGCTCGGCCAACGCGAGACCCCCTCCCGCTCCGACTCCGACAGGAGCGCGTACCAGAGGCCGGTGCGGGTGAGAAACGACTTCTGCATCACCGTGCCGGGCGACGTGGTGTTCCACGAACGCTGCGGCGGGATGAGGTAGTCAAAGCGATCCTCGACGCGCGTGGAGTTGTTGGTCGGCGGGAGCGCGGACGGGTCGAGCGTGGCGAGCGAGGGTGGCGCGGCGTCGATGCGGTACAACCGGGCATCGCGCCCGCGCGCCACGAGCGTGCCAAGCGTCCCCGCCATGCGGTATCCCTTGGCCTCGACCGGGAGCATCTCGCGTGTGGCCAGGGCGGTCGGGACGAGCATCGATGGCGTGACCTGCAACGCCAGGTTAGGCAGATGATACCCCTCGAGCGAATCGCGCCAGACCCACAGCAGGTCGCCCACGACGCCGAGAATGGCCGGCGCCTTTTCGTCGGTGTAGTCCCGGCGATCGGCGAGTCGCTGGACCTGCACGAGCTCCCCGCTGGGGATCCGTCGCACCACGAGCTCGAAGCGCGCGTAGGGTTGGTACCGAAACGCGCTCGAGCCCCCGATGATCGGCACGGCACGCGTGCGCTCCTCCATCGTGATGTACACGAGGAGCGGCGCCTCGTTCGTCCCCGCGCGCCAGAGTTCGCCCGCGAGACGCGGCGGTTCCTCCTGCACGTCGCGCGCACCACCGAATGCGATCGCGAGGAGGGCGAGCAGGACCACGGCGACGGCCGTCGCGATCCAGGGGAAGCGCGAGCGGGAGGCAGGAGACTCGGTCGGCACGACGGCGCGAGGGGCGAGGGGGAGTCGCGAGGAAGCCGGGCGCGAATATCGCCTCAGGGCGCCAATCGCACCATCTGATCAAACGCCGGGTCGGTTGCTCCCCCCACCGTGCGCGAGGCCACGTACTCACCAAGCACCGGCCCATGCGTGAAAGCATGCCCCGAGCCGCCGCCGGCAATCAGCACGTTGTCGTACTCGGGATGCCAGTCGATGATGAAACGCTCCTCCGCCGCATTCTCCAACTGGCACTCGCGCCGATCGGGGCCGAGGTAGCCACGAGAAACGCACGTCGATTCATGGGAGAATCTCTCGAAGAGGGCCGGCCGGCACGAACCAATGCCGTCGCGGGAGCCACGCGCCCCCGGGCTTCGCGTGAGGAGCTTGCGCGCGAATCGTCACGCGTGCCCCGGTCTCCAGCGCCGACCAATGGGCGTTGGCCTGTGGTCGTCGTGCGCGCGCTGGCCTGGAGTGGACTGCGAGGCGCGTCATTGCCGACGCGCCGCAACGGCGTCACGTTTACCGCCCTGCACGTTCCTACTCACGCACACCGCCCATCCGTGTCCGATACCACGCCACACCCTTCCCTTCCGACCGCGTTCGTCGCCGGGAGGGACCTCGGCTCTTCTTCCTGGGTGACCGTCTCCCAGCTGATGATCTCGGAGTTCGGTGAGGCCACGCGCGACCCCGATCCGATGCACGTCGACCCGGAGTGGGCGGCCAACGGACCGTTCAACGGGACGATCGCCTTTGGTTTCCTCACCATGTCGCTGCTCACGCACCTGCTGCACGACGTGCTGGGGACCGACCCGCGCCGCCACGATCCGGCGCACGGCTACTATCTCAACTATGGCTTCGACCGACTGCGCCTCGTCTCGCCGGTCCGAGTGGGATCGCGCATTCGCGGGACCTTTCGCGTGGCCGAGGTGAAGCCCGACGCCAAGGAACGCAGCATCGTCAAGTTCGCGGCCACCGTCGAGATCGAAGGGAGCGACCGCCCGGCGCTGGTGGCCGAGTGGCTGACGGTCTGGGTCCCTCCGGAGCAGGGGTAAACGACGCACCATGGACCAGGCCTTCACGAGGGTCAGCGACTTCGTCGCATGGTACGCGGCCCGCACCCCCGACGCAGAAGCGGCCGTTCAGGGCGATACGCGCCTCACCTACGCCGAGCTGCACCGCCAGGTGGAGTCGGTGGCGCGCGCACTCCTCGCCGCGGGCATCCGGAAGGGCGATCGGGTTGCCACGCTCTCCCCTCCCAACGCCGACTTCTGGATCACCTTCCTCGCCAGCGTCTCCATCGGCGCGATCTGGTTGGGACTCAACCCACGCTATCGTACCGATGAGCTGAAGTACCTGGTGGGCGACGCCGAGCCGTCGCTCCTCTTTGCCCGCACCGAGTTCGGGGGACGGCGCTACGATGACGAGATCGCGGCGATGCGAGCGGCGGCGCCGTCCATCACGCGCGTGGTCTCGTTGGGCGATGCAGCCGCAACGGCCGAGGGCGAGCGACTTACCGACTTCATCGCGGCCGGCGCCAGCGTGCCTGACGAGTCGCTCGACGCCGCGCGCGCCGGCTGCGGCGGTCGGGAGGCGTGCCTCCTGGTGTACACCTCCGGCTCCACCGGACAGCCCAAGGGGGCGTTGCTGCATCACGAGGGGATCATCGCGTTCTCGCTGGCGCAGAACCGCGCCTGGCCGCTCGAGAACCAGCGTTTCCTCAACTACCTCCCGATCAATCACATCGGCTGCGTCATCGACCTCTCCAGCCCCACGCTCGCTGCGGGGGGATGCATCGTCTTCATGGAGCAGTTCTCACCCGAGGGGGCGCTCGACCTCACGGTGAAGGAGCGCATCAACTGCCTGGGATCGGTGCCGACCGTCTTCCAGATGCAACTCGCCCTCCCCAACTTCGACACCTACGACCTGTCGGGGATCGAGCTGATCCTCTGGGAGGGGGCGGCGATGCCGGTGGAAGTCATCCAGCGCCTGCGGGAGATCTGCCCGCGCCTGGCGACCAACTACGGCATGACGGAGACGACCAGCGCGATCACGATCGTGACCCCCACCGACGACCTCGACATCCTCGCCAATACCGTCGGCGTCGCCTTTGACGGGGTCGAGATCCGGCTCATGGGCGACGACGGCGTGGTGGTCCCGCCAGGCCACGCCGGCGAAGTGCAGACGCGCTCGATCTACAACCTCCTCGGCTACTGGCGCCGCCCCGAGGCGACGGCCCAGGCCTTCACCGCCGACGGCTGGTTCCGCACCGGCGACGTCGCCGAGCAGCGCGCCGATGGGCGCTATCGCCTGGTGGGGCGGCTCAAGGAGATGTACAAGTCGGGTGGCTACAACGTCTACCCGCGCGAAGTCGAGGATGCGATCCACTCGCACCCCGACGTGATCATGGCCGCGGTCGTGAGTCGCCCCGATCCGCTCTGGCAGGAGGTCGGGGTCGCGTTCGTCGTGGCGCGCGAGGGGACGTCGAGTGAGGCCCTCGAGGCGTACTGCCGTGAGCGCCTCGCCAACTACAAGCTCCCGAAGGCCTTCATCCTGTGCGATTCGTTGCCCCTGCTCCCCATCGGCAAGGTCGACAAGGTTGAATTGAAGCGGCGCGCGATGGCTGGGTAGCGACGCGCGCTGCAGCTTGTCCCTGAAGTTCGACGTCCCCTATCCCCGGACCGTCATGACGATCGCCCGTCTCGCCCGCACTGCCGTCTTTCCGCTCGCCGCGCTCGTGGTGGGCGTCCCCGTTGCAACTGCCGGCGCGCAATCGGGCGACCTCCAGGGGTTCGTGACGCGAGAACTCAACGGGCTGCAGGCCCGGAGCTCGATCTACGCCAAGCACCTCGCATCGGGCAAGACGGTCGAGCTGCGCGCCGACGTCCCGATGAACACGCTCAGCGTGATCAAGATCCCGGTGATGATCCTCGCCTTCCGCGACGCCGAGGCGGGGAAGCTCAAGCTGGGCGAGCGCTACACCATCCGCCCCGAGGACCTGCGCCGAGGGAGCGGGCTGCTGCAGACCTTTGACGTCGGCGTGAGCCCCACGTATCGCGACCTCATCGAGCAGATGATCATCACCAGCGACAACACGGCGACGGACATCATGATCCGCACCGTGGGGCTGGCCCGGGTGAACGCGATGCTGGCCGAGCTGGGCTTCCGCGAGACTCGGCTCAACCGCACCGCCGGCGATCTCTTTCGCGAGGTCTGGATCCGTGCCGATGCCAAGCACGCCTCGATGACCGATCGCGAGGTGTACGATCGCGGCTTCCCCAGCGACGCGGAATCGTCGCGGCGCAGCTTCACGCTCGAGGGCGACTCGACGCGCTGGCTCGGGCGCACGACCGCCCGCGAGATGGCGACGATGCTGGAGGGGATCCTCAACGCGAAGTACGCGTCGAAGCTGTCGAGCGAGGTGATGGTCGGGATGCTGCGCCGACAGTTCTACGCCTCGCGCCTCCCGCAGCGCATCCAGTTCCGCGCCTCGGTGGCGCACAAGACCGGCGACTGGCCGCCGATCGCCGGCAACGATGTGGGGATCGTCTTCTACCCGGGCGGTCCGTCGATCGTGAGCGTCTTCACCAACCAGAACACCGGCGACTTCTTCGAATTGGAGTCGACGCTGGGGCGGATCGCCGAGCGGGTGGTCGATACCTGGAAGTAGCGCCGCCCGGTTGGGTGAACCGGTGAACGTTGTGTCCTACGCGGGCGCTACGTCCCGCCCGAAGTCCACGCGCACGACGGAGCAGATCGCATCGGGAGCACGCTCGGGGAGCGTGAGCACGAGCCCGTCATCGCTCTCCGCCGTACGGACGGCGACGCTCTCGTCGGCGAGCAGCCACGCACGTCGCGCCGTCTGGTAGATCCCGGGGAGCACCAGCTCTCCGGGACGCCAGCGCTCGACGAAGACGTTGATGTATCGCCCCTGCGTCGTCGTACGGCAGGCAGGCGAGTCGACCAGCGACGTCGTGCTCTTGTAGATCGCGTCGCCATTCACCGCCATCCACTTCCCCATCGCCGACAGCCCGTCAACGCTTGGCTGGGGGACGCGCCCATCGCCCATGGGGCCGATGTTGAGGAGGAGGTTGCCTCCCTTGCTCGCCGTCTCGACCAGGAGACCGATCAGCTTCGCCGGCGACTTCCAGTTGTCGTCGTCCTTGGCGTAGCCCCAGTTGTCGTTCATGGTCATGCACGACTCCCAGTCCTGCCCGGGGAGGCCGCGCGCGGGAACCTCCAACTCCGGCGTGCTGTAGTCGCCCACGTTGCCGTCGCCACGCGTGCGGTCA
Above is a window of Gemmatimonadota bacterium DNA encoding:
- a CDS encoding S9 family peptidase, with amino-acid sequence MASALLSISACGGTSGGGSAPPPAPLLPLQLLLAPATNVAPQVSPDGRWISFLRPVNGAMNLFVAPADSIGAARAVTTRTGRGLQPFDVSGNVLYRWTPDSRRLLFPQDANGDEKWNLHVVDIASREERNLTPIAGKEVSFLAFDASDPNVAAIAVKDRSPYFPDLYRLDLATGERTLLLRNDRMLAIIPDHTLRPRVGLTIAPDGTLDLYRLTSDGEWTLLWDIGPDDAPAINATAYLQAWGVDRENRRLFLFDTEGRDLTALVALDMETGKRRVLAESAESDIAGVLYHPSTHALQAFATMWTRTAWHAVDASIAPDLARLAAVDRGDLKVLSRSADLSRWVVQYMRSDAPIAYYLYDRPSGRATPLFVGTPALADLALSPLHPYEVTTPDGLRFVSYYLLPPSSDRDGDGIPNTPQPTVVLVHGGPSDERAQWAYGPFVHWLANRGYAVLYVNYRGSAGFGKTFMNAQNMEWGGKMHDDVVQQVEWAIARRIAAPGRVAIMGGSYGGYEVLVAMTMTPDRFACGIDLVGPSNLERFMPHWNVDRMAAVVGDPRTPEGRAFLRSRSPINFAANTSHPVLIGQGSNDSRVPKYQSDTVVTAMQRAGVPVVYAVYGDEGHGLLRPANTFSFWAIGEQFLARCLGGRAAAMGNAFDGSSVAIEAGIDYIPGLAAALKERK
- a CDS encoding MFS transporter, with amino-acid sequence MIERRAYRRVTWRLIPFLFACYVAAYLDRVNVGFAKLQMLADLQMSETAYGIGAGIFFIGYFLFEVPSNLILHRTGARAWIARIMITWGLLSAATMWVTSATAFYALRFLLGIAEAGFFPGIVLYLTQWYPAPRRARIMALFMTAIAIAGVIGGPVSGWILSEMAGKNGWAGWQWLYLLEGIPAVLLGVATYFYLDDSIEGARWLPDDEKAVLRAQLRADPAGEEHVSVMAALRDSRVVLLAALYFCSILGLYGLAFWMPQLIRTLGVAEPWRVGMLSAIPYGVATVAMVLAGQSSDRRGERRWHLVGSALIGAVGLVGAAWFRTEPVAGMIAFSVAAAGILSLPPLFWTIPTTLLRGVSAAAGIAAINSVGNLSGFVSPYMIGAITDATGEATIGLYVLAASLVASAGLSIAATAPPTRR
- a CDS encoding intradiol ring-cleavage dioxygenase → MAHNDFGGLHDDLRLTDASLRRRALLRLALGAGAMHLLGCSKDPAGLDDEGTPGNGSCSTIPSETAGPYPGDGSNGPNVLGQSGVVRSDIRSSFAGLSGTAVGIPLVVTLTLVSQSNGCAPLPGRAIYLWHCDRAGLYSLYSAGATSQNYLRGVQQTNAQGEVTFTTIFPGCYAGRWPHMHFEVYQSLATATSAGNKIATSQLAIPKAACDAVYATTGYASSLTNLSQVSLASDNVFADGASLQLATMGGNVVSGYTAALQVSI
- a CDS encoding AMP-binding protein, producing the protein MDQAFTRVSDFVAWYAARTPDAEAAVQGDTRLTYAELHRQVESVARALLAAGIRKGDRVATLSPPNADFWITFLASVSIGAIWLGLNPRYRTDELKYLVGDAEPSLLFARTEFGGRRYDDEIAAMRAAAPSITRVVSLGDAAATAEGERLTDFIAAGASVPDESLDAARAGCGGREACLLVYTSGSTGQPKGALLHHEGIIAFSLAQNRAWPLENQRFLNYLPINHIGCVIDLSSPTLAAGGCIVFMEQFSPEGALDLTVKERINCLGSVPTVFQMQLALPNFDTYDLSGIELILWEGAAMPVEVIQRLREICPRLATNYGMTETTSAITIVTPTDDLDILANTVGVAFDGVEIRLMGDDGVVVPPGHAGEVQTRSIYNLLGYWRRPEATAQAFTADGWFRTGDVAEQRADGRYRLVGRLKEMYKSGGYNVYPREVEDAIHSHPDVIMAAVVSRPDPLWQEVGVAFVVAREGTSSEALEAYCRERLANYKLPKAFILCDSLPLLPIGKVDKVELKRRAMAG
- a CDS encoding serine hydrolase: MSLKFDVPYPRTVMTIARLARTAVFPLAALVVGVPVATAGAQSGDLQGFVTRELNGLQARSSIYAKHLASGKTVELRADVPMNTLSVIKIPVMILAFRDAEAGKLKLGERYTIRPEDLRRGSGLLQTFDVGVSPTYRDLIEQMIITSDNTATDIMIRTVGLARVNAMLAELGFRETRLNRTAGDLFREVWIRADAKHASMTDREVYDRGFPSDAESSRRSFTLEGDSTRWLGRTTAREMATMLEGILNAKYASKLSSEVMVGMLRRQFYASRLPQRIQFRASVAHKTGDWPPIAGNDVGIVFYPGGPSIVSVFTNQNTGDFFELESTLGRIAERVVDTWK